A genomic segment from Thermostichus lividus PCC 6715 encodes:
- the cbiB gene encoding adenosylcobinamide-phosphate synthase CbiB, with product MFSPQIAYTILIAAALLDYGLGDPWGWPHPVRWMGTYIEWVSNSCRYGQGWPMWGQRLGGALLSVSLIGGAACISWGIVKAATDLSPLLGWGLAVVGTASGLAGRSLREAAEEVLQALHAGDLPQARQCLAKYVGRDTAQLDETEILRAVLETVSENATDGVIAPLFYGAIASLFVPQVGPLPLVMAYKAASTLDSMIGYRQPPYTHWGWFAAKIDDLLTWFPCRFLVLLGALCSGRWQRVWEWCWRDAPKDPSPNSGWSECTYAAALGVQLGGVNTYRGQIKVKPYLGEPLHPIEPATVGMALALTRQLCLVTLALTGGLLMVTFAR from the coding sequence GTGTTCTCGCCGCAAATTGCCTATACCATTCTGATTGCCGCTGCCCTACTGGACTATGGCCTTGGGGATCCGTGGGGCTGGCCGCATCCGGTGCGCTGGATGGGAACCTATATTGAATGGGTGAGCAACAGCTGTCGCTATGGCCAAGGGTGGCCAATGTGGGGGCAGCGCCTTGGGGGTGCTCTCCTGAGTGTGAGTTTGATTGGCGGTGCGGCCTGCATATCTTGGGGAATTGTTAAAGCCGCAACCGACCTTTCACCGCTGCTGGGGTGGGGGCTAGCAGTGGTGGGGACTGCCAGTGGTTTGGCGGGACGCAGTTTACGGGAGGCCGCCGAGGAGGTGCTGCAGGCGCTACACGCAGGCGATTTACCGCAGGCACGGCAATGCTTAGCCAAATACGTGGGGCGAGACACCGCTCAGCTAGACGAAACTGAGATTCTGCGAGCCGTGCTGGAAACCGTTAGCGAAAATGCGACGGATGGGGTCATTGCGCCACTCTTTTACGGGGCGATTGCCAGCCTCTTTGTCCCGCAGGTGGGGCCACTCCCCCTCGTCATGGCCTACAAAGCGGCCAGTACCCTTGACTCGATGATTGGCTATCGCCAGCCACCCTATACCCACTGGGGATGGTTTGCCGCTAAAATCGATGATCTACTGACGTGGTTCCCCTGTCGTTTTTTGGTACTCCTTGGGGCACTGTGCTCAGGCCGTTGGCAGCGGGTGTGGGAGTGGTGTTGGCGCGATGCCCCCAAGGATCCGAGTCCTAACTCTGGCTGGAGCGAGTGTACCTACGCGGCAGCCTTAGGGGTGCAGTTGGGGGGAGTCAACACCTACCGGGGTCAAATAAAGGTTAAACCATACCTCGGTGAGCCGCTACATCCTATTGAACCCGCTACAGTTGGTATGGCACTTGCCTTAACCCGCCAGCTTTGTCTTGTCACGCTTGCCCTCACAGGGGGACTGCTGATGGTAACTTTTGCAAGGTAA
- a CDS encoding MBL fold metallo-hydrolase produces MIECLNYGVGHAGEGVCIGLELGTYRILLDCGIPSLSVLPLEEIEEHPFDLVLCSHAHADHAQSLLAFHRRFPHIPVYASEVTAQLLPLNWPDEEVPPFCRALPWRSPVEFGDGLTAELFPAGHLPGAAVFALTYQEANPEQPPLSVVYTGDFFLSNTRFAEGLPLADLRGLQPDVLIIEASLGTARHPHRRQQENQLAERIRTAVDQGYNVLLPLPPLGVAQEILILLRSHHLFTGQPIQIWVTTAIARSCDAYLTVLPHLPTAIQNFAQHQALFWDQRVKPQVQPLSSLDQISPRPEQATIVLVDQGQELLPYLERGDRPWLVLYPRLLYGQPFRDLDPQLSQLPQVEVDSFLLSLHADGPATTQLIHNIRPQHVVLIHGDPNYLADLASLNELSNRYHLHTPTSGSTIQFPIGQLTLSTPSSLVQLAYEGEVSEWNDDALIRLPAAITADPRWRRLADTGFILASWQGEQLLVRGMTPKEVLGMTAAIAPEQESCFNCQFYRGQRCWNEASALYNFKVAPEGYCPAFERAETQPEPDS; encoded by the coding sequence ATGATCGAGTGCCTCAACTATGGGGTGGGTCACGCAGGGGAAGGGGTGTGCATTGGTTTAGAGCTTGGCACCTATCGTATTCTCCTAGACTGTGGTATTCCATCTCTATCGGTGTTGCCGCTAGAGGAAATTGAAGAGCATCCGTTTGATCTAGTGTTATGCAGTCATGCCCACGCCGATCATGCCCAGAGTTTACTCGCTTTCCATCGACGCTTTCCCCACATCCCCGTCTATGCCAGTGAAGTTACCGCTCAACTGTTACCCCTGAACTGGCCGGATGAAGAGGTGCCACCGTTTTGTCGTGCCTTGCCATGGCGATCGCCAGTGGAATTTGGAGACGGCTTAACAGCAGAACTGTTTCCCGCGGGTCACTTACCCGGAGCCGCCGTGTTTGCCTTGACCTATCAAGAGGCGAACCCTGAGCAGCCGCCCCTGAGTGTGGTTTATACAGGGGACTTTTTTCTCTCTAATACGCGTTTTGCTGAGGGGTTACCCCTTGCGGATCTGCGGGGGTTGCAGCCGGATGTGCTCATTATTGAAGCCAGCCTTGGGACAGCGCGGCATCCCCACCGTCGCCAGCAGGAAAATCAATTGGCCGAACGCATCCGCACGGCGGTCGATCAGGGGTACAACGTCCTACTGCCCTTGCCTCCCCTTGGAGTAGCCCAAGAAATCCTCATTTTGTTGCGCAGCCACCATTTATTTACCGGTCAACCGATTCAGATTTGGGTGACAACGGCGATCGCCCGCAGTTGCGATGCTTACCTAACGGTGTTGCCCCACCTACCCACAGCGATCCAAAACTTTGCCCAACATCAAGCCCTCTTTTGGGATCAGCGGGTCAAGCCCCAAGTTCAACCCCTGAGCAGCCTTGACCAAATTAGTCCCCGTCCAGAGCAAGCCACCATTGTCCTTGTGGATCAAGGGCAGGAATTATTGCCTTACCTAGAGCGCGGCGATCGCCCGTGGTTGGTGCTGTATCCCCGGTTACTTTATGGTCAGCCCTTTCGGGATCTTGACCCGCAACTCAGTCAACTCCCCCAGGTCGAAGTGGATAGCTTTTTGCTGTCATTGCACGCTGATGGTCCTGCCACGACCCAGCTCATCCACAATATTCGCCCCCAACACGTTGTCCTCATTCACGGTGATCCAAATTACTTAGCAGATTTGGCCAGTCTCAATGAACTGAGTAACCGCTACCACCTGCATACCCCCACCAGTGGCTCCACGATTCAATTTCCCATTGGCCAACTCACTCTTTCCACCCCCAGTTCCTTAGTGCAGCTTGCCTACGAAGGTGAAGTCAGCGAGTGGAATGACGATGCCCTGATCCGTCTGCCGGCCGCCATTACCGCCGATCCCCGCTGGCGCCGCTTAGCAGATACAGGCTTTATTTTAGCCTCATGGCAGGGAGAGCAATTGCTGGTGCGGGGAATGACCCCCAAAGAAGTTCTGGGAATGACCGCAGCGATCGCCCCTGAGCAGGAAAGCTGTTTTAATTGCCAGTTTTATCGCGGGCAACGCTGCTGGAATGAAGCCTCCGCCTTGTATAACTTCAAAGTGGCACCAGAGGGCTATTGCCCCGCCTTTGAGCGCGCAGAAACCCAGCCGGAACCGGACAGTTAA